A single window of Candidatus Paceibacterota bacterium DNA harbors:
- a CDS encoding SPFH domain-containing protein, which produces MTKTKRSAIFLIRTFLVGTLKIKEVGMMILLKIFLSLFGLIAIIFSSIFLGIMVGNFLGWAIILSIFLSCPTYIFLVIFFFLAPNNLFFTFVNEGTAKVIVKADKFEKALIQWEGRTFSYFDSGDDKWNVKEGSESHLFGGLRFYGFWPLWDIYGYGFEWSGINQQEKVVYHPKRTLDYVLLKEDVYWAGLDRAEDKNLLPLKVELKLTVKIINPYRALFRVQNWLETLINRLKPEVRNFITQKEYGEWITEISNMGDDIFTLCAGILDEFEKEYGIKVRKIQIKELDPPPEYRENTLAPYLAEMRKRATVIDADAEVERIKRVFATIRDFEDTGSLVRILEAMEKSPLPASMVVQAIPGLQEALRKGLRSVSEE; this is translated from the coding sequence TTGACAAAAACAAAAAGAAGTGCTATATTTTTAATTAGAACTTTTTTAGTTGGAACCTTGAAAATTAAGGAGGTTGGAATGATGATTCTTTTGAAAATTTTTCTTTCCCTTTTTGGGTTGATTGCAATTATTTTTTCTTCTATTTTTTTAGGAATTATGGTTGGAAATTTTTTAGGTTGGGCTATAATCTTAAGTATTTTCTTAAGTTGCCCTACCTATATCTTTCTTGTTATTTTTTTCTTTTTAGCACCAAATAATCTTTTTTTTACTTTTGTTAATGAAGGAACGGCAAAAGTTATTGTCAAAGCGGACAAATTTGAAAAAGCTCTTATTCAATGGGAAGGTAGAACTTTTTCCTATTTTGATTCAGGAGATGATAAATGGAATGTTAAAGAAGGATCAGAAAGTCATCTCTTTGGTGGATTGCGATTTTATGGATTTTGGCCACTATGGGATATTTATGGCTATGGTTTTGAGTGGTCAGGGATAAACCAACAAGAAAAAGTAGTTTATCATCCAAAAAGAACACTAGATTACGTTCTTCTTAAGGAAGATGTTTACTGGGCGGGTTTAGACAGAGCAGAAGATAAAAATCTTCTTCCTCTTAAAGTAGAGCTTAAATTAACAGTTAAAATAATTAATCCTTATCGTGCTCTTTTTAGAGTCCAAAATTGGCTCGAAACATTAATTAATCGTCTTAAGCCGGAAGTGAGAAATTTTATTACCCAAAAAGAGTATGGAGAATGGATAACGGAAATAAGTAATATGGGTGATGATATTTTCACTTTATGTGCCGGGATTCTTGACGAGTTTGAAAAGGAATATGGAATTAAAGTCCGAAAAATTCAAATTAAAGAATTAGATCCTCCTCCTGAGTATAGAGAAAATACATTAGCTCCTTATCTTGCAGAAATGCGAAAAAGAGCGACAGTTATTGATGCTGATGCTGAAGTTGAAAGAATTAAAAGGGTTTTTGCTACAATAAGAGATTTTGAAGACACAGGAAGTCTTGTTAGAATATTAGAGGCGATGGAAAAAAGCCCACTTCCTGCTAGCATGGTTGTCCAGGCTATTCCTGGTTTACAGGAAGCTCTTAGAAAAGGACTTCGTTCAGTTTCGGAAGAATGA